In Methylacidiphilum infernorum V4, a single window of DNA contains:
- the rpsE gene encoding 30S ribosomal protein S5: protein MNPKDNHLSASTTLLEEKQPVDLKEEEQGIEPKGGRKKIRRHSEKRDFKHEETYHEELMDRVIHVNRCAKVVKGGRRYSFGALVVVGDRAGQIGIGFGKANEVADAVKKATESARKKMQRIVRNGDTIPHEVIGEFSGGKVLMKPASPGTGVIAGVIVRSILEAAGIKDVLTKSLGSKNPYNVAKATFKALLQLKSRDEVLHKRGKDIPLASQPITE, encoded by the coding sequence ATGAATCCCAAGGATAACCATTTATCAGCATCAACGACTCTCTTGGAAGAAAAGCAACCTGTAGATCTGAAAGAAGAAGAGCAGGGTATCGAACCGAAAGGAGGGCGCAAGAAAATACGACGTCACTCTGAAAAGAGAGATTTTAAACATGAAGAAACTTACCATGAAGAGCTCATGGACAGGGTTATTCATGTCAATCGGTGTGCCAAGGTGGTTAAAGGAGGACGTCGCTATAGTTTTGGGGCGTTGGTGGTAGTTGGAGATAGGGCCGGGCAGATCGGCATCGGTTTTGGAAAAGCCAACGAAGTTGCCGATGCGGTAAAAAAGGCAACGGAAAGCGCACGAAAGAAAATGCAGAGGATTGTTAGAAATGGAGATACGATCCCTCACGAGGTCATAGGGGAATTTAGCGGAGGAAAGGTTTTAATGAAACCTGCTTCTCCGGGGACAGGAGTCATAGCGGGGGTAATTGTTCGATCCATACTGGAAGCTGCGGGTATTAAAGATGTTTTGACCAAATCCCTGGGTTCAAAAAACCCTTATAATGTTGCCAAGGCTACGTTTAAAGCCTTGCTTCAGTTAAAGTCCCGAGACGAGGTTCTCCATAAAAGGGGCAAGGATATCCCCCTTGCTTCTCAACCTATTACAGAGTAA
- the secY gene encoding preprotein translocase subunit SecY — protein sequence MLSAFVNVFKIPELRSRILFTLGVIIIIRLGSAIPCPGVNPNVLGEFFRTVVDQQAQGSVVGMLNLFSGGALENCAIFSLSVMPYISASIMMQLLTTVVPTLGKLAREEGGRQKLTQYSRLLTVLLCLFQGYLLSIGFENPESIPLLHGIHGIIEKLGSPLVPEPGWSFRLITMISLTTGTMLLMWLGEQITDKGIGNGVSLIITIGILARLPAGLVQGWSKLISPSSITASSPFLIALLLLFLFGVIATTVAMTQAMRKIPIHYAKQVRGNKIYGGQTSFLPLKVNYSGVMPIIFAQAILLFPSTMIGFLVPNSVVAARIANSLSAGSLYYALSVVLIFFFSYFWVATQFNPVQIADDLKKHGGFIPGIRPGAPTSEFLDYSMTRLTLAGAVFLSILAVLPMVVQNLLGIPAITAQFFGGTSLLIVVGVILDTMRQTETYLLQRNYDGFLKKRKVGKTAGAAIATNAVKERTLVWIYTFIGILVIAGITVSLFKK from the coding sequence ATGCTTTCAGCCTTTGTCAACGTTTTTAAAATACCGGAACTGAGATCGAGGATACTTTTTACCCTAGGGGTGATCATCATCATCAGGCTAGGTTCCGCCATTCCCTGCCCAGGAGTCAATCCCAATGTTCTGGGAGAGTTTTTCCGTACCGTGGTTGATCAGCAGGCCCAGGGTTCCGTTGTGGGTATGTTAAACCTTTTTAGCGGTGGAGCCCTTGAAAATTGCGCCATTTTTTCCTTGAGCGTTATGCCTTACATCAGCGCAAGCATCATGATGCAGCTATTGACGACGGTTGTTCCTACCCTGGGGAAGTTGGCCAGGGAAGAAGGGGGTAGGCAAAAGTTGACGCAGTATTCGAGGCTATTGACCGTCTTGTTGTGCCTTTTCCAGGGCTACCTGCTATCAATCGGTTTTGAAAATCCCGAAAGCATTCCCTTGCTTCATGGCATTCATGGGATTATCGAAAAATTGGGGAGTCCTCTCGTTCCTGAGCCCGGCTGGAGTTTTAGGCTGATAACGATGATCAGTCTGACTACGGGAACCATGCTTCTCATGTGGCTTGGGGAACAGATTACCGATAAAGGAATTGGCAATGGAGTGTCTTTAATTATCACGATCGGTATTTTGGCAAGATTACCTGCTGGACTCGTCCAGGGATGGTCAAAACTCATTTCCCCTTCAAGTATTACCGCTTCTAGCCCTTTTCTCATTGCTTTACTCCTTCTTTTTCTCTTTGGTGTTATTGCTACGACTGTGGCCATGACACAGGCGATGAGAAAAATTCCCATCCACTATGCCAAGCAAGTAAGGGGCAATAAAATTTATGGAGGACAGACCTCTTTTTTACCTTTAAAGGTGAATTATTCCGGGGTAATGCCGATTATTTTTGCCCAGGCTATTCTTCTGTTTCCTTCAACGATGATCGGATTTTTGGTTCCCAACTCGGTTGTTGCGGCAAGAATAGCCAACTCCCTGTCTGCCGGTTCTCTTTATTACGCTCTTTCGGTAGTCTTGATTTTTTTCTTTTCCTATTTTTGGGTTGCAACCCAGTTTAACCCCGTACAGATTGCCGATGATTTGAAAAAGCATGGAGGATTTATTCCTGGAATAAGACCGGGTGCTCCGACTTCCGAGTTTCTCGATTATTCAATGACCAGGTTAACCTTGGCCGGTGCTGTATTCTTGTCTATTCTTGCTGTATTGCCGATGGTGGTCCAGAATCTCCTTGGAATCCCGGCAATTACGGCTCAATTTTTTGGAGGGACGAGCCTGCTTATTGTTGTCGGCGTGATATTAGATACGATGCGGCAAACAGAAACTTACTTGCTCCAGAGAAATTATGATGGATTCCTCAAAAAGAGGAAAGTGGGGAAAACCGCCGGGGCTGCTATTGCGACGAACGCCGTCAAGGAAAGAACCCTAGTCTGGATATATACTTTTATTGGCATATTGGTTATTGCCGGGATCACCGTTTCACTTTTTAAGAAGTAA
- a CDS encoding 2OG-Fe(II) oxygenase codes for MPESISSPAPEGGGFLSAATGLAAPLGSVEQPAPRCRTSQALSSSNLQMFYQSKGKGTLLLQNSFFLEKMIAAMKYINLEKLASAPVAHEPFEYLIVKEFVKGENKESLLADFPQIQKPGVFSLSELKYGPSFSSFIEELESHALTEILQEKFNIDLEGKPILTTVRGWCSKDRDGNIHTDSEWKLVTILVYLNEEWEPQGGRLRLLRSKNINDYAAEVPPEWGSLIAFKRSDNSFHGHLPFEGRRRVVMLNWVTSEEKLKQELGRHNFSSLFKKIVPFTIKRN; via the coding sequence TTGCCAGAATCAATCTCCTCCCCCGCACCAGAAGGCGGAGGATTCCTTTCTGCCGCCACGGGCCTTGCCGCACCCCTTGGATCGGTCGAACAACCGGCTCCCCGGTGCCGCACCAGCCAAGCCCTTTCATCGTCAAACTTGCAGATGTTTTATCAAAGTAAGGGAAAAGGAACATTATTATTGCAAAATTCATTTTTTTTGGAAAAAATGATTGCCGCTATGAAATACATTAACTTGGAAAAACTAGCTTCCGCTCCAGTAGCTCATGAACCCTTCGAATATCTCATAGTTAAAGAATTCGTCAAAGGAGAAAATAAAGAATCGTTGCTTGCGGATTTTCCCCAGATTCAAAAACCTGGTGTTTTTTCTCTCTCTGAGCTGAAATACGGTCCCTCGTTTTCTTCCTTTATCGAGGAACTCGAAAGTCATGCCCTAACCGAAATTCTTCAAGAAAAGTTCAATATCGACTTGGAAGGAAAGCCCATCTTGACGACAGTCAGAGGGTGGTGTTCAAAAGACAGGGATGGCAACATTCATACCGACTCGGAGTGGAAACTGGTTACTATACTAGTCTACTTGAATGAAGAATGGGAGCCCCAAGGAGGCAGATTACGGCTGCTGCGTTCTAAAAACATAAACGATTATGCGGCTGAAGTTCCACCTGAATGGGGTTCATTAATCGCTTTTAAAAGGTCCGATAATTCTTTCCATGGCCACCTGCCCTTTGAAGGCCGCCGCAGGGTGGTGATGCTCAATTGGGTGACGAGCGAGGAAAAGCTCAAGCAGGAACTGGGAAGGCATAATTTTTCTAGCCTTTTCAAAAAGATAGTGCCCTTTACGATTAAAAGAAATTAA
- a CDS encoding FkbM family methyltransferase: MANFLLSQVVGLLTKITPSDFFHPNSVGARLLRPIINSVLPSKWAWLKVVSGPCRGMWLLINVKNDKSFILGKREEKLVEALCHALHPGASFWDIGAYNGYYSLLGSKLVGPAGKVLAIEPVPENAQRLRAAVEKNQLNNIQVVEIAVSSSEGITAIKAYGRTSITKSRELMQGLAEDLIEVPTTTMAKLIERFGPPNVVKIDVEGMEIDVLRGMDPVMRESKSQFFIEFHSEELLSTERKMLPQYDFKPVDPPIHWWLSPNNK, encoded by the coding sequence ATGGCCAATTTCTTATTATCCCAAGTCGTTGGATTATTGACAAAAATTACCCCTTCGGACTTCTTTCATCCAAACTCTGTAGGAGCTCGGCTCCTCCGCCCCATTATTAATTCTGTTTTACCCTCGAAGTGGGCATGGTTAAAAGTTGTCTCTGGTCCCTGTCGAGGGATGTGGCTTCTCATTAATGTCAAGAACGATAAGAGTTTTATCCTGGGCAAAAGGGAAGAAAAATTGGTTGAGGCCTTGTGTCATGCTCTTCATCCTGGAGCCTCTTTCTGGGATATAGGGGCTTATAATGGATACTATAGCCTGCTGGGGAGTAAGCTTGTAGGGCCTGCTGGGAAGGTTCTCGCCATCGAACCGGTGCCTGAGAATGCCCAAAGGCTTCGAGCGGCTGTAGAAAAAAACCAACTCAATAATATCCAGGTTGTGGAAATCGCCGTGAGCTCTTCTGAAGGGATAACGGCTATCAAAGCTTATGGTCGAACCTCCATCACAAAATCTAGGGAACTTATGCAGGGTTTAGCTGAGGATTTGATAGAGGTTCCTACAACGACAATGGCAAAGTTAATTGAACGCTTCGGGCCGCCTAATGTCGTAAAGATAGACGTGGAAGGAATGGAAATCGATGTTTTGCGTGGAATGGATCCCGTTATGAGGGAAAGCAAGTCTCAATTCTTTATTGAGTTTCATTCAGAAGAATTGCTTTCCACTGAAAGGAAAATGCTTCCTCAATACGATTTCAAGCCCGTCGATCCACCCATACATTGGTGGCTTAGCCCTAACAATAAATAG
- the rplO gene encoding 50S ribosomal protein L15, which yields MMLNDVRPAIGAKKRKKRVGCGESSGHGKTSGRGHKGQKARAGGSIRIGFEGGQMPLIRRIPKRGFNNKLFHVFYAPVNLSALQGIQQEVIDESLLRQIGVVKGKWDGIKILGKGEITQAYTFKVHAVSASAKEKIEKAGGKIELIKSTP from the coding sequence ATGATGCTTAATGATGTTCGACCGGCTATTGGAGCCAAAAAACGAAAAAAAAGAGTTGGATGTGGAGAAAGCTCCGGTCATGGAAAGACAAGCGGAAGAGGGCATAAGGGACAGAAAGCCCGTGCAGGGGGCTCCATTCGTATTGGATTTGAGGGAGGGCAAATGCCCTTGATCCGTAGGATTCCTAAGAGAGGATTTAATAACAAGCTTTTTCATGTTTTTTATGCCCCGGTTAACCTTTCAGCCCTTCAGGGAATTCAGCAAGAGGTTATTGACGAGAGCTTGCTCAGGCAAATCGGCGTGGTCAAAGGGAAGTGGGATGGAATAAAGATTTTAGGGAAGGGAGAAATTACCCAAGCTTATACTTTCAAAGTCCATGCTGTAAGCGCTTCGGCAAAAGAAAAAATTGAAAAGGCTGGGGGAAAAATTGAACTGATAAAATCAACTCCCTAA
- a CDS encoding SDR family oxidoreductase, whose product MNEKFLSGRVAVVTGANSGIGKAIAFALASSGAQLIVAARRMDLNRKVALEIEWETSSKAFPMETDVSKEEQCIKLIEETVHRYGRIDILVNSAGIMVYSPLEELSTEDFDSVIKTNLYGTFWCSKEAFKQMIRQQAGGYIINISSLAGIDAWSGTAGYSASKFGIMGLTKALADEGKKYDIKVTAICPALVATPMTGVEGENYLQPQDIAQTVLYLLSLSGACWPTEIILPRKGAD is encoded by the coding sequence ATGAACGAGAAGTTTTTAAGCGGTCGGGTTGCCGTGGTGACTGGAGCCAATAGCGGTATTGGTAAAGCTATAGCCTTTGCTCTTGCTTCATCGGGAGCTCAACTGATCGTTGCTGCCCGCAGGATGGATCTGAATCGAAAAGTCGCCCTTGAAATTGAGTGGGAAACTTCCAGCAAGGCTTTCCCCATGGAAACGGATGTTTCTAAGGAAGAACAGTGCATAAAGCTTATAGAGGAGACGGTTCATCGGTATGGCCGAATCGATATCCTCGTCAATAGTGCGGGGATAATGGTTTATTCTCCCTTGGAAGAATTGTCCACCGAGGATTTCGATAGTGTGATCAAAACCAACCTCTATGGGACCTTTTGGTGTTCAAAAGAAGCTTTCAAGCAAATGATAAGACAGCAAGCCGGAGGCTACATCATCAACATCAGCTCCTTGGCGGGGATTGACGCTTGGTCGGGTACAGCCGGTTATAGCGCATCAAAGTTTGGGATCATGGGCCTTACAAAGGCCTTGGCCGATGAAGGGAAAAAGTACGATATAAAAGTGACGGCGATCTGTCCTGCACTCGTAGCCACGCCGATGACCGGGGTAGAAGGGGAAAATTACCTTCAACCTCAAGACATCGCTCAAACTGTCCTCTACCTTTTAAGTTTATCTGGAGCTTGTTGGCCAACTGAAATAATCCTCCCTCGGAAGGGAGCAGATTAA
- a CDS encoding 5-formyltetrahydrofolate cyclo-ligase: MAVGSSYSLKQVQRRLLKSKVLGLLRQKDRLDASIAITHRLCSHPVWQDAQVVALYSALPSEPDTSDIFRLAKASKKTVLFPRVDKDHLSFFIVDKKEDLEENFLNVLEPRLGCVEASIQDIDLILIPGVGFDRQGHRLGRGLGFYDRCLSLLSPRACRIGLFFSFQEFPKIYTEPHDQRLDLVITEKELIRTSSSC, encoded by the coding sequence ATGGCAGTCGGTTCTTCCTATTCTTTAAAGCAGGTTCAAAGAAGGCTTTTAAAATCAAAGGTCCTAGGGTTATTGCGTCAAAAAGATCGGTTGGATGCATCCATAGCCATTACCCATAGGCTTTGCAGTCATCCGGTCTGGCAGGATGCACAAGTAGTTGCCCTCTATTCTGCCCTTCCTTCTGAGCCCGATACCTCGGATATTTTTCGATTGGCTAAAGCGAGTAAAAAAACGGTGTTATTTCCACGGGTGGATAAAGATCATTTGAGCTTTTTCATCGTGGACAAAAAAGAGGACTTGGAAGAGAATTTTTTAAATGTTTTAGAGCCTCGCCTGGGCTGTGTTGAAGCTTCGATACAAGATATCGATCTCATACTGATTCCTGGGGTGGGTTTTGATAGGCAAGGACATAGACTAGGTAGGGGATTAGGCTTCTACGATCGATGTCTTTCTCTTCTTTCTCCAAGGGCTTGCCGGATAGGCTTGTTTTTTTCTTTTCAAGAATTTCCAAAAATCTATACGGAACCCCACGACCAAAGACTGGATCTTGTAATTACAGAAAAAGAACTGATCCGGACCTCTTCGAGCTGTTAA
- the rpsH gene encoding 30S ribosomal protein S8, translating into MITDPIADFCSAIQNAAYAKKKEIKVPYSFLKERIAQVMLHEGYLEKIEKIEVRKNIFELKVVLKEPALITKIKRISKPGLRQYVGYKEIPNILRGLGICILSTSRGIMAGHRAKRMKLGGELLLAIY; encoded by the coding sequence CGATTTTTGTTCCGCAATACAGAATGCGGCCTACGCGAAGAAAAAAGAGATAAAAGTACCCTATTCTTTTTTAAAAGAGCGAATCGCTCAAGTTATGCTTCATGAGGGTTACTTGGAAAAAATAGAGAAGATAGAAGTGAGGAAAAACATATTTGAATTAAAAGTCGTTCTTAAAGAACCTGCTCTCATTACGAAGATAAAGAGGATAAGCAAGCCTGGATTGCGGCAGTACGTAGGTTATAAAGAAATTCCTAATATTTTAAGAGGACTCGGAATATGCATCCTTTCAACTTCAAGAGGAATAATGGCCGGTCATAGGGCCAAAAGGATGAAATTGGGTGGAGAGTTGCTCCTAGCCATTTATTAA
- a CDS encoding HlyD family secretion protein, which produces MNSHVLRISSKVSGYVEKVLVDDNLKVKKGELMVKIDPRDYLARVAFADAFRILAQTEWLRLRQLSVINALSSFNYDLTLASNLITRSILRLESLSLGYTDIYCPLEGKITNKRVEPGDYVSTGQYLFSIVSDDSWVVGNFKEKQLNKIRPGQPALVKIAAYPQKWLTAHVDSIQKGTKNAFSSYSPEDLTLNYVKTSQRVPVKVLLDEPLPKDYANLGPWMTVTLRVQVGKDTPIYPLSLLYSLLTLTLIWFLWKMAKKFLPGKFQKLDSFTS; this is translated from the coding sequence ATGAACTCTCATGTCTTAAGAATCTCTTCAAAAGTATCCGGATATGTTGAGAAAGTCCTGGTTGATGACAACCTGAAGGTCAAAAAAGGAGAACTGATGGTCAAAATCGATCCCAGGGATTACTTGGCCAGGGTAGCTTTTGCGGATGCTTTTAGAATCCTTGCTCAAACCGAGTGGTTAAGGCTTCGTCAATTGAGCGTCATCAATGCCTTGAGCTCTTTCAATTACGATCTAACCCTAGCCTCAAATTTAATTACACGATCCATTCTCCGCTTAGAAAGCCTTTCGCTTGGTTATACCGATATTTACTGTCCCCTCGAAGGGAAAATAACCAATAAAAGAGTTGAACCAGGAGATTACGTCAGCACCGGTCAATATCTCTTTTCTATAGTCTCTGATGACTCCTGGGTTGTAGGCAATTTCAAAGAAAAGCAATTAAATAAAATCCGTCCCGGTCAGCCGGCCCTGGTCAAAATCGCTGCTTATCCCCAAAAATGGCTTACTGCGCATGTCGATAGCATTCAAAAAGGAACAAAAAACGCATTTAGCTCTTATTCTCCAGAAGACCTTACCCTCAATTACGTTAAAACCTCGCAACGTGTGCCCGTAAAAGTCCTTCTTGATGAACCGCTTCCCAAAGACTACGCCAATCTTGGCCCATGGATGACGGTAACCCTACGGGTGCAAGTGGGCAAAGACACCCCTATTTATCCCTTAAGCCTTTTGTATTCCTTGCTTACGCTAACGCTAATATGGTTTTTGTGGAAGATGGCCAAGAAATTCCTTCCAGGGAAATTCCAGAAGCTTGATTCTTTTACTTCTTAA
- the rplF gene encoding 50S ribosomal protein L6, with the protein MSRIGKLPIKLPPGIKVSIEGNNVTLEGKKGKLFHRLPEFLKVHQQDGSLILENTADSRQSKAMYGLHRSLLNNAVMGVHEGFQKKLEINGIGFRAAVEGKKLVMNLGFSHPVVYEIPEGISVKVQDNTKLTIEGIDKCLVGAVAADIRGFYVPEPYKGKGIRYAGEVIRRKAGKTAQK; encoded by the coding sequence ATGTCAAGAATTGGAAAATTGCCCATTAAACTCCCTCCAGGAATAAAAGTGAGTATTGAAGGAAACAATGTTACCTTGGAAGGGAAGAAAGGCAAACTATTCCATAGGTTGCCCGAATTTTTGAAGGTTCATCAGCAAGACGGCTCCCTGATACTGGAGAATACTGCGGATAGCCGGCAGTCAAAGGCCATGTATGGTCTCCATCGCTCCTTGCTGAACAATGCGGTAATGGGAGTGCACGAGGGGTTCCAAAAGAAGCTGGAAATTAATGGAATCGGATTTAGAGCCGCCGTGGAAGGGAAAAAGTTAGTGATGAATCTTGGATTTTCGCACCCCGTTGTGTACGAGATTCCCGAGGGAATATCCGTCAAAGTTCAAGATAACACGAAGCTGACCATAGAGGGTATTGATAAATGCCTGGTGGGGGCTGTAGCGGCCGATATCCGTGGATTTTATGTTCCTGAACCCTATAAAGGAAAAGGCATAAGGTATGCGGGCGAGGTGATACGGAGGAAGGCGGGAAAGACGGCTCAAAAGTAA
- the rplR gene encoding 50S ribosomal protein L18, giving the protein MKKTRLDARKVRHLRIRKKVFGSPERPRLSVYFSNNHIYAQLINDEEGRTLAFASTMEKAFSGLKPNIEGATKIGEAIAKRALEKKIKKVVFDRGGFLYHGKVKALADSAREQGLEF; this is encoded by the coding sequence ATGAAGAAGACTAGATTGGATGCAAGGAAAGTTCGTCACCTGCGTATTCGGAAAAAAGTTTTTGGTTCCCCGGAAAGACCCAGGTTAAGCGTTTATTTTTCTAACAATCACATCTATGCTCAACTCATTAATGACGAAGAGGGCCGTACCCTTGCCTTTGCCTCGACCATGGAAAAGGCTTTTTCAGGTCTTAAGCCGAATATAGAGGGAGCGACAAAAATTGGAGAAGCTATAGCAAAAAGGGCCTTAGAGAAAAAAATTAAAAAAGTGGTTTTCGATCGTGGAGGGTTTCTCTATCATGGAAAAGTTAAAGCTCTTGCAGATTCTGCTAGAGAACAAGGATTGGAGTTTTAA
- a CDS encoding GNA1162 family protein → MRHPACLFFILFLGFGCSGIRTSPEDQKLFLKEQAVLHHGKKTLYDHVVDLDPGKIQGTASSLFYELPPRTIAVLPFVDQDKGDYYLNKIPLSQRDPLSREKYRWTRAQRVRKLIYGNLAQREYYPLRLDKIDEVLKQHGIKTSEDLLKISPQVLGSWLNADALIYGVVKNYESYYGGVICGYSIAADVQMLSTKNGEQLFYSSGSRNQLGFDFVLNPTDLLINSATNATYLRDVVLRRAEEDIAREIVLRIPTRRPLPYFPQAEKSLGLSPHVSSKKPPSKENTRTSSPIPSYRQWDDDKENRGFFLSAQQPGQKLPSNLEHPRFSFQLSNKNNQAEKKGEIRKADFALAPIEEPKGKSVGKQKAMPSNLLCAASSQRFFLPEIGEKIHGKKSLYDRLIEMDIQKPDIVVHPDYPREAGGKIAILPFSDQATGGNFLVNRIPLFPKTKSQKENWRWTVSNRLRRTIASYLAQKDFEVLNLGEIDTLLKAHGLTTMQDLLRISPKILGKWLSADLLLYGEVTQYEGFYSVVWAAWRVGARLNLVSARSGTRLLTTSGTRTSNRFIPAITPVDVAIAGITTMTTMMRDYKLRQAEEELSRELVLRFPALKHSPQNSENHDLPSSPMDRVSFLEWSSKKQRAFCFFKNEKVI, encoded by the coding sequence ATGCGCCATCCAGCTTGCCTGTTTTTTATCCTTTTTTTAGGTTTTGGATGTTCTGGAATTCGAACATCGCCTGAAGATCAAAAACTTTTTCTCAAAGAGCAAGCCGTTCTGCATCATGGAAAAAAAACGCTCTACGACCATGTCGTAGACTTGGATCCGGGAAAAATCCAGGGTACTGCAAGCTCTCTTTTCTATGAACTCCCCCCGCGAACGATCGCTGTTCTGCCCTTTGTTGATCAGGACAAGGGAGATTATTACCTCAATAAAATCCCCTTGAGCCAGCGCGATCCTCTATCAAGGGAAAAATACAGATGGACAAGAGCCCAAAGGGTTCGAAAGCTTATTTACGGAAATCTCGCCCAAAGGGAATATTACCCCCTCAGGTTGGATAAAATCGATGAGGTATTGAAACAACATGGGATCAAGACCAGCGAAGATCTGCTAAAAATTTCTCCTCAAGTCCTTGGCTCGTGGCTTAATGCCGATGCGTTGATTTATGGAGTGGTAAAAAATTACGAAAGTTATTACGGGGGAGTGATTTGCGGGTATAGCATAGCTGCAGACGTGCAGATGCTGTCCACGAAAAATGGAGAACAGTTGTTTTATTCTTCAGGTTCGAGGAATCAACTCGGTTTTGATTTTGTTCTCAATCCCACGGATCTGCTCATCAATTCAGCTACCAATGCAACCTACTTAAGAGATGTCGTATTGAGGCGGGCTGAAGAGGACATTGCAAGAGAAATAGTCTTGAGAATCCCTACAAGAAGACCCCTCCCCTACTTTCCCCAAGCAGAAAAAAGCCTCGGCCTGTCCCCTCATGTATCCTCCAAAAAACCGCCGTCCAAGGAAAATACCAGGACCAGTAGCCCTATTCCTTCTTATCGGCAATGGGACGATGACAAGGAAAACAGAGGATTTTTTCTTTCCGCTCAACAACCCGGTCAAAAACTACCCTCTAATCTCGAGCATCCACGCTTTTCTTTTCAGCTTTCAAACAAAAACAACCAAGCAGAAAAAAAGGGAGAAATTAGGAAAGCGGACTTTGCCCTCGCCCCCATTGAAGAACCCAAGGGAAAATCGGTGGGGAAGCAAAAGGCAATGCCTTCTAATCTTCTTTGTGCCGCTTCAAGCCAAAGGTTTTTTCTTCCCGAGATCGGGGAAAAAATTCATGGGAAAAAATCTTTATATGACCGTTTAATCGAGATGGATATACAAAAACCCGATATTGTTGTCCATCCCGACTATCCTCGTGAAGCCGGGGGTAAAATTGCCATTCTTCCTTTCTCGGATCAAGCCACGGGAGGCAATTTTCTTGTCAACCGCATTCCCCTTTTTCCCAAGACAAAAAGCCAAAAGGAAAATTGGCGATGGACGGTGAGTAATCGGTTACGCCGGACCATTGCCAGTTACTTGGCTCAAAAGGATTTTGAGGTATTGAACCTTGGTGAAATCGATACTCTTTTGAAAGCTCATGGCCTTACGACGATGCAAGACCTTCTTAGGATTTCGCCCAAGATTCTTGGGAAATGGCTTTCAGCAGATCTTCTCCTTTATGGAGAAGTAACCCAGTACGAAGGGTTTTATTCTGTCGTTTGGGCGGCATGGAGAGTGGGAGCGCGACTCAATTTGGTTTCTGCCCGTTCAGGGACCAGGCTTCTTACTACTTCCGGGACGAGAACATCCAACCGTTTTATTCCTGCCATCACTCCTGTCGATGTGGCCATTGCGGGAATCACAACCATGACCACGATGATGCGCGACTACAAGTTAAGGCAAGCCGAAGAAGAATTGTCTAGGGAACTGGTTTTGCGTTTCCCCGCCTTAAAACATTCTCCTCAAAACTCCGAAAACCACGACCTCCCTTCTTCCCCAATGGATAGGGTCTCTTTTCTAGAATGGAGTTCCAAAAAGCAAAGGGCTTTTTGCTTTTTTAAAAATGAAAAAGTAATCTAA
- a CDS encoding lipid-binding SYLF domain-containing protein, whose product MKIFFSPFFRYFPAILFLFFLGMTKSVYAAWNLKEIVHNGSAVIHQFKEEGKIPKSVWEKAKGVAYLEVTKGGFVISGEYGKGFVVVRLPIGGWSGPSAISVSSVGVGLQVGGAKTDYVIILNSEKAIKQFSRGGKVHLTGEMSGVAGPESEREALIKPRSNIYTYRSTEGLFGGIALQGVEIREEPEVNERYYHQAVSPSEIFAGQVQPPKSAQSLIDTLNEPYPK is encoded by the coding sequence ATGAAAATCTTTTTTTCTCCTTTTTTTCGGTATTTTCCGGCTATCCTTTTTCTGTTCTTTTTGGGGATGACAAAATCCGTTTATGCCGCCTGGAATCTCAAGGAAATCGTTCACAACGGTTCAGCGGTCATTCATCAATTTAAAGAAGAAGGGAAGATCCCCAAGTCGGTGTGGGAAAAAGCCAAGGGGGTGGCTTATCTGGAAGTGACCAAGGGGGGATTTGTCATCAGTGGGGAATACGGCAAGGGCTTTGTCGTTGTCCGGCTTCCTATTGGAGGATGGTCTGGTCCTTCGGCCATTTCTGTAAGTTCTGTAGGTGTAGGACTGCAGGTAGGAGGAGCAAAAACCGATTATGTCATTATTCTTAATTCCGAAAAAGCCATAAAGCAATTTTCTCGGGGGGGGAAGGTGCATTTGACCGGTGAAATGAGTGGGGTCGCCGGACCGGAGAGTGAAAGGGAGGCGTTGATCAAGCCCAGGAGTAATATTTATACTTACCGTTCCACCGAAGGGCTCTTTGGAGGAATTGCTCTTCAAGGAGTGGAGATCAGGGAGGAGCCGGAAGTCAATGAGCGGTATTACCACCAGGCGGTCAGTCCCTCCGAAATCTTTGCCGGACAGGTGCAACCCCCTAAGAGCGCCCAGAGTCTTATTGATACTCTAAACGAACCCTATCCCAAGTAA